A part of Gemmatimonas groenlandica genomic DNA contains:
- a CDS encoding ATP-dependent metallopeptidase FtsH/Yme1/Tma family protein: protein MSSSDLRRTVRRASATDARARRSSWRELLRPQGTGPTRYWRVGAVITLLMVASTLGWYLTARDTALPPTVRYSDVAGAIATGSVTSLEVGESGRRLTVTLSPGAVLANARGATRVITLVPTSVALADFERWSSAGIAVSVRPADTMSSPQTWNVLVPILIVLVAAGTLVGWQRRMRGGTFVVAPPARHLTMSDVGGAREARADLADVVAFLRSPEKFEAMGARCPKGVLLVGPPGTGKTLLARAVAGEAGVPVIIAGGSDFTEMYVGVGASRVRALARRARESAPCIIFIDEFEALGGRRGRPNRSGEEENTLNALLVEMDGMAGNEGVVWMAATNRDDMLDPAVRRPGRFDRVVEVPLPTLADRLEILRIHAARAPLSPNVDLDVIARLTPGYSGAELANLLNEAALVAVHAGASMITGADIEQARDKILLGRIRAGVVITPSERHVIALHEAGHAVVGMIACPEDRLHKVTIQARGRSLGAAHFSPEADKHLYSRRYLEGVIAKALGGRAAELIFLGVNGVTSGAASDLIQATSVARRMVGEMGMSDRVGLVSADPAAHGGGAPSAQLQSRIDDAVADLVKAQADRAEALVGAHRGAVEAIAAALLEHEVLDAEDVIAIARRHGALGARELVAA, encoded by the coding sequence ATGTCGTCATCCGATCTTCGTCGCACCGTCCGTCGTGCCAGCGCGACCGATGCCCGCGCCCGCCGTTCGTCTTGGCGTGAGCTGCTGAGGCCGCAGGGAACGGGACCGACGCGCTACTGGCGTGTGGGGGCGGTCATCACACTTCTGATGGTCGCAAGCACGCTCGGCTGGTATCTCACCGCCCGCGACACGGCGCTTCCACCGACCGTAAGGTACTCCGATGTCGCCGGTGCGATCGCTACCGGCAGCGTGACATCGCTCGAGGTGGGTGAGAGTGGACGCCGCCTTACGGTGACGCTGTCCCCGGGGGCCGTGCTCGCGAATGCACGCGGTGCGACGCGGGTCATCACGCTGGTACCGACGTCGGTCGCACTCGCGGACTTCGAGCGGTGGAGCAGCGCGGGCATCGCGGTATCGGTCCGCCCGGCCGACACGATGTCATCCCCGCAAACGTGGAACGTGCTCGTACCGATCCTCATTGTCCTCGTCGCGGCAGGCACCCTGGTCGGGTGGCAGCGCCGGATGCGCGGCGGCACGTTCGTGGTCGCACCACCAGCCCGACACCTGACGATGTCGGATGTGGGAGGCGCGCGCGAAGCCCGAGCCGACTTGGCAGACGTGGTCGCATTTCTCCGGTCTCCGGAAAAGTTCGAGGCGATGGGTGCGCGATGCCCGAAGGGGGTCCTGCTTGTCGGCCCGCCGGGAACCGGCAAGACGCTGCTCGCACGCGCGGTTGCCGGTGAGGCCGGTGTTCCGGTGATCATCGCGGGCGGATCCGACTTCACGGAGATGTACGTGGGCGTGGGCGCCAGTCGGGTGCGAGCACTCGCCCGTCGTGCCCGCGAGTCCGCGCCGTGCATCATCTTCATCGATGAGTTCGAAGCGCTCGGCGGACGACGCGGCCGACCGAATCGCAGCGGCGAGGAAGAGAACACGTTGAACGCGCTTCTCGTCGAAATGGATGGCATGGCGGGCAACGAAGGCGTGGTGTGGATGGCCGCCACCAACCGCGATGACATGCTCGATCCGGCGGTGCGCCGTCCGGGACGCTTCGATCGGGTGGTCGAGGTTCCACTCCCGACGCTGGCCGATCGGCTTGAGATTCTGCGCATCCATGCCGCGCGCGCGCCACTCAGCCCCAACGTCGACCTGGACGTGATCGCCCGCCTCACGCCCGGCTATTCGGGCGCGGAGTTGGCCAACCTGTTGAACGAGGCGGCATTGGTGGCCGTCCACGCGGGAGCGTCGATGATCACCGGTGCCGACATCGAGCAGGCTCGCGACAAGATCCTGCTGGGTCGCATTCGCGCCGGGGTGGTGATCACGCCGAGTGAGCGGCACGTGATCGCCCTGCACGAAGCGGGTCATGCGGTCGTTGGCATGATCGCCTGTCCGGAAGACCGGCTCCACAAGGTGACCATTCAGGCACGTGGACGCTCACTCGGTGCGGCGCACTTCTCACCGGAAGCGGACAAGCATCTCTACTCGCGTCGCTACCTCGAAGGGGTCATTGCCAAGGCGCTGGGCGGTCGGGCCGCCGAGTTGATCTTCCTCGGTGTGAACGGCGTCACGTCAGGAGCCGCGAGCGACCTGATCCAAGCGACCAGCGTCGCTCGACGCATGGTGGGTGAGATGGGTATGAGCGACCGTGTCGGACTCGTGAGCGCGGATCCGGCGGCGCATGGCGGCGGCGCACCGAGCGCACAGTTGCAGTCGCGAATCGATGACGCAGTGGCCGATCTCGTGAAAGCGCAGGCCGATCGTGCGGAGGCGCTCGTCGGCGCGCATCGGGGTGCTGTGGAAGCGATTGCCGCCGCGTTGCTGGAGCACGAAGTGCTCGACGCCGAAGATGTGATCGCGATTGCGCGTCGGCATGGCGCGCTCGGCGCACGGGAGCTGGTCGCCGCCTGA
- a CDS encoding cytochrome b N-terminal domain-containing protein, with protein sequence MAEQPRNERPSLGSWLDSRTGYKGLLHEALFENVPGGARWRYVWGSTLSFFFVVQVITGVFLWMSYSPSSQTAWESVYYIQHQMLGGWFLRGLHHFVAQAMTVLLVLHLMQVIIDGAYKAPREMNYWFGVVLLILVLALSLTGYLLPWDQNGYWSTAVSTNIVGMSPGIGQSLQTVVVGGVTYGHLTLTRFFALHAGVIPGLIIVLIVGHVYLFRKHGLTPKQPLKGPDQGFWPEQVLRDAVACLAVLAVVLFFVVREQGAPLGAPADPAEQFSAARPEWYFLFLYQFLKYFPGSTEIIGAIVLPTLGLVVLMAMPFLGRWKLGHRFNVGFMFAMLAGAALLSWQSISADRNDPEYQVAKAVSQRDAARAVEMANAGVPITGALTLMRNDPYTQGPRIFSRNCASCHRYDGHDGMGNALPKDSISASDLKGYGSREWLQGFLNADTILTTRYWGGTAHTEGDMVGWLGDHIPETDEQIATRRNVVLALSAQAALPSQAAMDRKDSAQIAMGIAFMRNTKNGCAECHKFQDVGTDSPELDGWGSREWMVAFVNDPSHPRFFGRDNDRMPSYGTEKSLSQREIEMVVDWIRQEWYTPKTAATRK encoded by the coding sequence ATGGCCGAGCAGCCGCGTAACGAACGTCCGTCCCTCGGTTCCTGGCTCGATTCGCGCACCGGATACAAAGGGCTGCTTCACGAAGCCCTGTTCGAGAACGTCCCCGGTGGTGCCCGTTGGCGCTATGTGTGGGGCAGCACGCTGTCGTTCTTCTTCGTGGTGCAGGTCATCACGGGCGTGTTCTTGTGGATGTCCTACAGCCCGAGCTCGCAGACGGCGTGGGAGAGTGTCTACTACATCCAGCATCAAATGCTGGGCGGCTGGTTCCTGCGGGGCTTGCATCACTTCGTCGCCCAGGCGATGACGGTATTGCTGGTGCTGCACCTCATGCAGGTCATCATCGACGGCGCGTACAAGGCGCCACGCGAGATGAACTACTGGTTCGGGGTGGTGCTGCTGATTCTGGTGCTGGCGCTGTCGCTCACGGGCTATCTGTTGCCGTGGGATCAGAACGGCTACTGGTCGACGGCCGTATCCACCAACATCGTGGGTATGAGTCCGGGCATCGGACAGTCGCTGCAAACGGTGGTGGTGGGCGGCGTGACTTACGGGCATCTCACGCTCACGCGCTTCTTCGCGCTGCACGCCGGGGTGATTCCGGGGCTCATCATCGTGCTGATCGTGGGACACGTGTACTTGTTCCGGAAGCACGGCCTCACCCCCAAGCAGCCGCTGAAGGGCCCCGATCAGGGCTTCTGGCCGGAGCAGGTGCTGCGCGACGCAGTGGCCTGTCTGGCCGTGCTCGCTGTCGTGCTCTTCTTCGTCGTGCGAGAGCAGGGCGCTCCGCTCGGCGCGCCAGCGGATCCCGCCGAACAGTTCTCGGCCGCGCGTCCCGAGTGGTACTTCCTGTTCCTGTACCAGTTCCTCAAGTACTTCCCGGGCAGCACGGAAATCATCGGCGCCATCGTACTCCCCACGCTTGGTCTCGTGGTGCTGATGGCGATGCCGTTTCTCGGACGCTGGAAGCTGGGACATCGCTTCAATGTCGGGTTCATGTTCGCGATGCTGGCCGGTGCAGCGCTGCTCTCGTGGCAGTCGATCAGCGCCGACCGCAACGATCCCGAGTACCAGGTGGCCAAGGCCGTATCCCAGCGCGACGCGGCGCGCGCAGTGGAAATGGCGAACGCCGGCGTACCGATCACCGGCGCGCTCACGCTGATGCGCAACGACCCCTACACGCAGGGCCCGCGCATCTTCTCACGCAACTGCGCATCGTGCCATCGCTACGACGGGCACGATGGTATGGGCAACGCGCTGCCGAAGGATTCGATCTCGGCGTCCGATTTAAAGGGCTATGGCTCCCGCGAGTGGCTGCAGGGCTTCCTCAACGCCGACACCATTCTCACGACGCGGTACTGGGGCGGCACTGCGCACACCGAAGGCGACATGGTCGGCTGGCTGGGCGATCACATCCCGGAGACGGACGAGCAGATCGCGACGCGCCGCAACGTGGTGCTGGCGCTGTCCGCGCAGGCGGCGCTGCCGTCGCAGGCGGCGATGGACCGGAAGGACAGCGCGCAGATCGCGATGGGCATCGCGTTCATGCGGAACACCAAGAACGGCTGCGCCGAGTGCCACAAGTTCCAGGATGTCGGCACAGATAGCCCGGAGCTCGATGGGTGGGGTTCGCGCGAGTGGATGGTGGCATTCGTGAACGACCCGTCGCACCCGCGCTTCTTCGGCCGTGACAACGATCGCATGCCTTCGTACGGCACCGAGAAGAGCCTCAGTCAGCGTGAGATCGAGATGGTGGTGGATTGGATCCGTCAGGAGTGGTACACGCCGAAAACGGCGGCCACGCGGAAGTGA
- a CDS encoding glycoside hydrolase family 26 protein, with protein MRPALLAFAATVCLSACESPARIAAPDVLQRSAITSSTATGSVGSGVFLESSPLGKLGLKAWDTWTTKVGGRSAYVMWYTDWSSNFQGFAVTSAYDRASTPVITWEMKNRRGKITYADVLAGKHNTYIDSWATDAKADGRPIVVRLGHEMNGDWYGWGGAQNGGSEQSPAQFIAMWRYVRGRFQTKNVTNVSWAWCVNHESVPNASWNQPENYYPGDAYVDWICADGYNWGTSQTWSSWKTFDEVFAPIYGRLTTLAPTKPFMIGEFASSELGGSKATWITAAASSMATSYPQLRAFMWFNMNKETDWRVESSASSLAAFRSAFVGDPVFAWK; from the coding sequence ATGCGTCCTGCGTTGCTCGCCTTTGCTGCCACCGTGTGTCTGTCCGCCTGCGAGTCCCCGGCGCGCATCGCCGCGCCTGATGTCCTTCAGCGATCGGCGATCACGAGCAGCACCGCGACGGGGAGTGTCGGCAGTGGCGTGTTCCTCGAGAGCTCTCCACTCGGTAAGCTCGGCCTCAAGGCGTGGGACACGTGGACCACCAAGGTGGGTGGTCGTTCGGCGTACGTGATGTGGTATACCGATTGGTCGAGCAACTTTCAGGGCTTCGCGGTGACCAGCGCGTACGACCGTGCCTCGACACCGGTGATCACGTGGGAGATGAAGAATCGCCGCGGAAAGATCACCTATGCCGACGTCCTAGCCGGCAAGCACAACACGTACATCGACAGCTGGGCTACCGACGCGAAGGCAGACGGCCGACCGATCGTGGTACGACTCGGTCATGAGATGAACGGCGACTGGTATGGTTGGGGCGGTGCGCAAAACGGCGGCAGCGAACAGTCACCGGCGCAGTTCATTGCCATGTGGCGCTATGTGCGCGGCCGGTTCCAAACGAAGAACGTGACAAACGTGAGTTGGGCGTGGTGCGTGAACCACGAGTCGGTGCCCAACGCGAGTTGGAATCAACCCGAGAACTACTATCCCGGCGATGCGTATGTGGACTGGATCTGCGCCGACGGCTACAACTGGGGCACGAGTCAAACGTGGAGCAGTTGGAAGACGTTCGATGAAGTCTTCGCGCCAATTTACGGCCGACTCACGACACTCGCGCCGACCAAGCCATTCATGATCGGCGAGTTCGCCTCATCGGAGCTCGGTGGATCAAAGGCCACCTGGATCACGGCTGCCGCCTCGAGCATGGCGACGTCGTATCCGCAACTGCGCGCGTTCATGTGGTTCAACATGAACAAAGAAACAGACTGGCGCGTGGAGTCGAGTGCGTCGTCGCTCGCCGCCTTCAGGTCGGCGTTTGTGGGCGATCCAGTGTTCGCGTGGAAGTGA
- a CDS encoding cytochrome b562, which translates to MHLRLRQFGAACVLAFAISSVAHAQQDEEKTPLGKKMSAMNTAFKAVGRQIDDPSKNANTLEQLAIIETNAKAALTLEPEKQSKIPAAEQAKFKAGYQAGMKEFIATVQKLQVSIKAGKNAEAVATYDEMKGMQREGHKEYRIKKAGAPPGGN; encoded by the coding sequence ATGCATCTGCGACTCCGGCAGTTTGGTGCCGCCTGCGTTCTGGCCTTCGCCATTTCCAGCGTGGCCCACGCCCAGCAGGACGAAGAAAAGACGCCGCTCGGCAAGAAGATGAGCGCGATGAACACCGCGTTCAAAGCGGTTGGCCGTCAGATCGACGACCCCTCGAAGAATGCGAACACCCTCGAGCAGCTGGCCATCATCGAGACGAACGCCAAGGCGGCGCTGACGCTCGAGCCGGAGAAGCAGTCCAAGATCCCGGCGGCCGAGCAGGCCAAGTTCAAGGCGGGATATCAGGCCGGCATGAAGGAATTCATTGCGACCGTGCAGAAGCTCCAGGTGTCCATCAAGGCGGGCAAGAACGCGGAAGCAGTCGCCACGTACGATGAGATGAAGGGCATGCAGCGCGAAGGCCACAAGGAGTACCGTATCAAGAAGGCCGGCGCGCCCCCGGGCGGGAACTGA
- a CDS encoding sensor histidine kinase produces MRLPEFIEANRDAILAAWEEFASTREGAEHLDRAALRDHSASMLRDIVADLHRTQSHDTGAHKARAEHDESVGGYDSAAQAHGAERAHHGFSVGEMVSEFRALRASVLRLWTASRATLDTDDINDLLRFNASVDQSIGESVTRFTSSIDESKDLFLAILSHDLRAPLQTVLMVTDHLATSPSRDTTQSVLVSRASRSVTRMIELVDDLLDFTRTRMGAGLGIASEATDLSTLVQHAVEEIEAAHPQWAFEPQIEAGLWAPVDAARIRQVLANLLSNAVHHGDSSLPVSIRAHGTDRQVVIDVGNFGRVIPAADIAGLFSPFKRVLADAPSDSADHHLGLGLYITDRIVSAHNGRIDVTSSIEAGTTFRVTLPR; encoded by the coding sequence GTGCGCCTGCCTGAGTTCATCGAAGCCAACCGCGACGCCATTCTCGCTGCTTGGGAGGAGTTTGCCAGCACCCGAGAAGGCGCCGAGCACCTCGACCGCGCGGCACTGCGCGACCACTCCGCCAGCATGCTCCGCGACATCGTCGCCGACCTGCACCGGACGCAGTCGCATGACACCGGGGCCCACAAGGCGCGCGCCGAGCACGACGAATCGGTGGGGGGCTACGACTCGGCGGCCCAGGCGCACGGAGCCGAGCGCGCACACCATGGATTCAGCGTCGGAGAGATGGTCTCGGAGTTCCGTGCGCTGCGGGCGAGCGTGCTCCGGCTCTGGACCGCATCCCGCGCGACGCTCGACACCGATGACATCAACGATCTCCTGCGCTTCAACGCGTCCGTCGACCAATCCATAGGTGAATCGGTCACGCGTTTTACCAGCAGCATCGACGAGTCCAAGGATCTGTTTCTCGCGATCCTCAGCCACGATCTTCGCGCGCCGCTGCAGACGGTGCTCATGGTCACGGATCACCTGGCCACCAGTCCGTCACGCGACACGACGCAGTCCGTGCTTGTCTCGCGCGCCTCGCGCAGTGTGACCCGCATGATCGAACTGGTCGATGACCTGCTCGACTTCACGCGCACGCGTATGGGGGCGGGACTGGGCATTGCCTCCGAAGCCACCGACCTGAGCACGCTCGTCCAGCACGCCGTGGAGGAGATCGAAGCCGCCCACCCGCAGTGGGCCTTCGAGCCGCAGATCGAAGCGGGACTGTGGGCGCCGGTGGACGCCGCGCGAATCCGACAGGTGCTTGCCAATCTGCTCAGCAATGCGGTGCATCACGGGGATTCGTCACTGCCCGTGTCGATCCGCGCGCATGGGACCGATCGCCAGGTAGTCATCGACGTCGGCAACTTCGGTCGTGTGATTCCCGCCGCCGACATCGCTGGATTGTTCAGTCCGTTCAAGCGCGTGCTCGCCGACGCGCCCTCGGATTCCGCCGACCACCACCTCGGCCTTGGCCTATACATCACCGATCGCATCGTGTCCGCGCACAACGGGCGCATCGACGTCACCTCGTCGATTGAAGCTGGTACGACCTTCCGCGTAACGCTGCCGCGCTGA
- a CDS encoding metallophosphoesterase family protein, translating into MAASALSAQVTQAAGAADTVMAIQKPRSPLPAEAASANVTRFSFIAYGDTRGRRDGVNEQYEHGLVVESMLRTIKSMESGPEPVRFVLQSGDAVVNGRDPKQWNVSFIGLINRLTTAGGVPYYLAPGNHDVTSAAELSAPGRLVGLQNYLRAMGQLIPPDGATRRLTGYPTYAFGYGNTFVIAFDSNIAEDSTQLAWVRAQLEGLNRKRYTHVVAFFHHPAYSSGPHGGSTIERPTMAVRANYMPLFRKHNVQLLFTGHEHFFEHFVERYRDVAGVPRRIDQIVSGGGGAPLYTYQGEPDLNAYMRSSGVDSARVTHLVRPGSKAGDNPYHFTVVHVDGERMWLEVVGVDWGAGYAPYQGNRSVLGDTLGRR; encoded by the coding sequence ATGGCGGCGTCAGCTTTGTCGGCGCAGGTCACGCAAGCGGCGGGTGCCGCGGACACGGTGATGGCTATCCAGAAGCCGAGAAGTCCGCTTCCGGCCGAGGCGGCGAGTGCAAACGTGACCCGATTCTCGTTCATCGCGTACGGCGATACGCGAGGGCGGCGCGACGGCGTGAATGAGCAGTACGAACACGGGCTGGTGGTCGAGTCGATGCTGCGAACCATCAAGAGCATGGAGTCCGGTCCCGAGCCCGTTCGCTTCGTGCTGCAGAGCGGTGACGCGGTCGTGAACGGCCGCGATCCGAAGCAATGGAACGTCAGCTTCATCGGTCTGATCAATCGACTCACCACGGCCGGTGGCGTGCCCTACTACCTGGCGCCCGGCAATCACGACGTGACATCGGCGGCCGAGCTGAGCGCGCCGGGCCGGCTGGTTGGGCTGCAGAACTATCTGCGGGCCATGGGTCAGCTCATTCCACCCGACGGCGCGACACGACGCCTCACCGGGTATCCGACCTACGCCTTCGGCTACGGCAATACGTTCGTGATCGCCTTCGACTCCAACATTGCCGAGGATTCGACACAGCTGGCGTGGGTGCGCGCTCAGCTCGAAGGACTGAATCGCAAGCGCTATACGCACGTGGTCGCATTCTTTCACCACCCGGCCTACTCATCCGGACCGCATGGTGGGTCGACGATCGAGCGTCCGACGATGGCGGTGCGCGCGAACTACATGCCGCTGTTTCGCAAGCACAATGTGCAATTGCTGTTCACCGGACACGAGCACTTTTTCGAGCACTTCGTCGAGCGGTATCGTGACGTCGCCGGAGTGCCGCGTCGCATCGATCAAATCGTGAGCGGCGGTGGTGGCGCCCCGCTATACACGTATCAGGGTGAACCAGACCTCAACGCGTATATGCGATCCTCCGGTGTGGATTCCGCGCGCGTGACGCACCTGGTGCGGCCGGGTAGCAAGGCGGGGGACAATCCCTATCACTTCACCGTCGTGCACGTGGACGGTGAGCG
- a CDS encoding Rieske (2Fe-2S) protein — translation MSESTPAPDRRNFLAKAAAVVVGGLISVVAPVAGLFTLLDPLRRKTDTRGLVRVASLASLATDGQPRKFPVLDTLVDAWNKTENVPVGSVYLQRTGDATVRVLNSVCPHLGCSVGYNASTHGYFCPCHRSSFTLDGAIADPKSPSPRGMDELEAVVRDGEVWVRFQNFRKGSPDKIAV, via the coding sequence ATGTCCGAGTCTACGCCCGCGCCCGACCGGCGCAACTTCTTAGCCAAGGCCGCCGCGGTTGTCGTGGGCGGCCTCATTTCCGTCGTAGCGCCTGTCGCCGGGCTGTTCACCCTGCTCGATCCGCTCCGGCGAAAGACAGACACCCGTGGTCTCGTTCGCGTTGCGTCGCTCGCGTCGCTGGCGACTGACGGCCAGCCACGCAAATTCCCGGTGCTGGACACGCTGGTCGATGCGTGGAACAAGACCGAGAACGTGCCGGTGGGGTCGGTCTACCTGCAGCGCACCGGAGATGCCACGGTGCGCGTGCTCAACTCGGTGTGTCCGCATCTCGGATGCTCGGTGGGCTACAACGCCAGCACGCACGGCTACTTCTGCCCGTGCCACCGCAGCAGCTTCACGCTGGATGGAGCGATCGCCGATCCAAAGAGCCCAAGTCCACGCGGCATGGATGAACTGGAAGCGGTGGTTCGCGACGGAGAGGTCTGGGTGCGCTTTCAGAACTTCCGCAAAGGCTCCCCCGACAAGATCGCCGTCTGA